In one window of Palaemon carinicauda isolate YSFRI2023 chromosome 2, ASM3689809v2, whole genome shotgun sequence DNA:
- the LOC137624356 gene encoding uncharacterized transmembrane protein DDB_G0289901-like, producing MAATPTPGNLFDEFEETFQNCMAPLIKEDHFNAVNQDELRTNAETSGQKFLDIARQLEAFFLQKRYLLSIQKPELILMEDILEMRSELSRKDELLKRHADKLGEWQNLLSSMQTRLGTSSAAGRPSGTSTQSSTLSSGMVGGGGSSGSSGGSSGGPSSGATGGGGGGGTGGGGGGGVTGGGGGGGVGSGGGGNVGVGGGSSGGTGMNTSGPPSVGSHVSVPMPGLSPVGGNMCSTSVSSSGPPMSHTMNPGMGMSQSSMMQMGGGGGSMGPGPGMGGIGGMSQGTYQGGPGGAMFPGNMGQQPPGGLQGPLAYLEKTTTNIGVPEPRR from the exons aattgcaTGGCTCCTCTGATTAAAGAAGATCATTTCAACGCTGTTAACCAAGATGAGCTGAGAACAAATGCTGAGACAAGCGGTCAAAAATTCTTGGACATAGCGAGACAACTCGAAGCCTTTTTCCTTCAAAAACGTTACTTGTTGTCCATTCAGAAGCCTGAACTGATTTTGATGGAG GACATTTTAGAAATGCGAAGCGAGTTGTCACGGAAAGATGAACTTCTTAAGAGACATGCGGACAAGTTAGGAGAGTGGCAGAATCTTTTATCTTCGATGCAAACTCGATTGGGTACATCCTCGGCGGCTGGTCGCCCTTCTGGTACTTCGACACAATCGTCTACCCTTTCCTCTGGGATGGTGGGAGGAGGAGGGAGCAGCGGTTCTTCAGGCGGCTCTTCGGGTGGCCCGTCTTCGGGAGCAACAGGTGGTGGGGGTGGAGGTGgcactggaggaggaggagggggaggagtcaCAGGCGGTGGTGGTGGAGGTGGCGTGGGAAGTGGCGGAGGGGGAAATGTAGGTGTAGGAGGTGGCAGCAGTGGAGGAACTGGCATGAACACTAGTGGTCCTCCGTCTGTCGGGTCACACGTATCGGTACCGATGCCCGGTTTAAGTCCTGTTGGTGGGAACATGTGCTCTACTTCAGTGTCATCTTCAGGACCTCCCATGTCACACACTATGAACCCTGGAATGGGCATGTCGCAATCATCAATGATGCAA ATGGGTGGTGGAGGAGGTAGCATGGGCCCGGGTCCTGGTATGGGGGGCATAGGTGGCATGTCTCAGGGGACTTATCAGGGTGGGCCGGGTGGTGCGATGTTCCCAGGAAACATGGGACAGCAGCCCCCTGGAGGCCTACAAGGACCCCTAGCTTATCTTGAAAAAACAACTACTAATATTGGCGTACCAGAACCCAGACGCTAA